DNA from Strix aluco isolate bStrAlu1 chromosome 11, bStrAlu1.hap1, whole genome shotgun sequence:
CAGGTGCCCTGGCAGGACTGGTGCCGCGCTGGGTGAACAGAGATACAGAGCAAGGAGCAGTGTGGGGTCCCACAGCTGTTTCCTGGTCCCAGGGGGATGGCAGCAGGCTGCTTGTGCTCTCAGCTGCTGAGAAAGGCCTCCTGAGGGGCTTCCCCACGTTTGCCCCAGAAGAAATGCACTGGGGCAACAGTCCCCAGCCATCGCTGGCCTGTGGGCAACAAGTGCCCAAGGGAGGCACCCTGGGCACCCCATGCTTCATTCTCCTTTCAGCAtgggctgtggcagctgcctgAGCCTGAGATATGTTGGGAGAAGTTTCTCACGTGTGATGTCTTCCTTACATGTATGTATCAGAATATATAATATCAAAACACCTCCAAAATATTGCATCAGATGTCAGCAAAACCCTGCCCATATCACTTTTGGAGTCAATTTCAGTGGGTCCCCAGAAATTAGTGatgtttttctgatttatacCCATGAACACTTGGCCTGGGCACCAAGTTTCTCCAGGTCACTGGCATTACTAAATGGGGGCAGTTATGGTAACTCATTACCCTAAGTCCAAATGTCAGCTGGGGGAGGAGGCAAGATTAGAGGAGTCTGCTGAAATGTGGCATTAGCATGAAAACCGTGACAAACCTAACAGAGATCAGTCAGTATAAATGTGTGTGATGCAAGGATGTTGGCTGAGATAACATGGTTGTCAAAGGCactgtgagatttttattttaacctatgatttttttgtaattgttttgCAGCTGGAGTAATTACCATCCTATTTAATGAGCACAGCTCCTTTAACGGAGGACACTTGGGCTAACATGCACTAATTAAGTCTGTAATCACTAAAAGTATGATTGAAGGTTTTGAACTGGCCAATTGTTCTCAGTAACACCATAATTAAAGACATTGCAGGTCATCAGAGCACAGGAGAAATTCAAGGAGTCTTGATCACCCAATGGACTACATGGGTCTTGATCCTGCCTTGGATCATCCTTCTTACCTGATATTCTGGTAAGAATATTGGCTTGCAGTGGTTTTATAAACTACCCTGAACGTATTACACTCAGCCCTGCAAACTGAATGCACTTccagagttttattttaataatttggcTTGTGGGTCTTATATATCACCTGGGCATCGAGCACAGCTTCTTTAATCCACACCTGCCTGACTGCTTGTCTCATgtggccccagcagcagctgtgaaagACTCCCAGGGAGCTCTGACAGCATTAATTGCAGTGAGATACTGAAAGAACTTGAAAAAGATAGTTGAAACCATAAAATAAACCGTTCTGTTTCTTCCTACAAAGGAAGGCTCAGAAGTGAGTGAAAAAGACCAAGAGTTTTCATAATCTAATGGCCAAGATAAGGGGGTCTGGCAGCAtatttctttctgccttctgcaATGCAGTGGAGGCGAACATGCTGCTGGGATTCAGTTTTATCTTCCACTGAGCTCGGCTCTTTGGGTTATCAGGGAAGTCAGGCTTTCTCTCTGCTGTTGGCTGTGATTAGCTGGCCACAGGGATGTCCGAATATTTTAAGACCGCAGCTCACTACAgtggaaagaattttaaaaaacagtttaaaaagtcaGAAGTTTGTGCATGGAGGAGGATTTTGTGGAGAACCTCATATTCCAACTGCAAAATGCCAGTAAAAGAATATTGCTATTTTCATCTAGTTTTACACATAATAATAATAGCTgctcagaatgaaaaaaacttAAGCCAAAGACATTTTGCAGCTTAGGTCTTCCTGGAAataagagaaaaactgaaattaaattgtATTAGCTTCctttttcctgcctgttttcatttcagtttcatcAGCGTTACCTGTCTATCAaggataatttatttttcctcatttttgtaATAGGATGAGCTTGTTCACAGGTATCTGAACTTGAAGCAGAGTAGCTAATTGCTCTGCAAGCAatcagtcactgaaaaaaaacagtgtGGCTCTCTCTCCCATGTACTGGTCCAGGGACTTTGGTCTCGGTACTATTTTTTCCAATCCAGGTTATTTTAGGCAGTTCACTTGTGCCTCTCATCTTAAAATAAAGGCAATGCCATAAAAAGATGGCAGTATTTTTCCATTCTACTGTGCCGCAGAAAGGCTTCGGCCTTTTCCACTTGTTTTTCAAAGGTTTCAAAATGCTGGACCAAAACGCTGCCGTTCGTATGCAGATAACCCAATGGGCTTGGGCAAGCTCAGCCTTttgttccctttctcctttcaCGCTTCCCCATGCGAGATGCCTCAATCCATAACCACAAACGCGTCACCGCTGGCAGCCCACACCCAGCCGTCCGCAGTGGCGCTGCCAGCGCTGGGCTCCCCGACAGCCATATCACAAATCTTCCTGCATTTGGGGTAGCAGGAGCTACCATGAGACTCAATTCCAACCCTCGGCTGTTGGCAGCTGGATCCACTCCCCCCCAGCCGGGCTGCCTGTGCCAACAACGCTTGGTCTTGCTGCCATCAAAGGACCGTGGCCTCAGTGCTCTGCTTTGGTTGGtgcttttgcaaagcagctgCACTGTGGATAGACACAGCTTCATTTGCCCATCTTAGTCATCATTTTAGTGTCTTTCAGATACTAAAGTATCTAAGTCTCTGTATATTTTGCAGAAGCGAGGCTAAACTCGCAGGCCAGCATGGCCGGACACAGACACAGCACGAAACGCCCCTGCGCTGAGCTGGGTCTTTATCACAGCTGCAGTCGTGCTGGGCCCAGGCGGGTTTTGGGGAGTCATCGAGGTGGCGCAGCCAAAGCTGCAAATTGTCAGGGTTTGGGGCCTTTCCACAAGGGTCTGCCCTTCATACAAATAGAAATGAACGGTGTTTAATGAAtctgctgtgaagaaaacacCCTGCGTGAGATTTTATTGTCGGAGCGTGGCACGCAGAGCTGAACACGCAGATAAATCGCGCCCGAATTCAGCCGGGCACGGGCTGAGGCCCCTCGCCTCCGGCGACCAGGCAGTGCCACCAAGCGCCATGGTGGCCTCGGGTCTCAGCGCCACCCGCCTGCGCCGCGCGGCCTGGGAGAGGCCGTGTTGGTGGGGGGACCGTGTCAGTGAGGGGACCGTCCCGCTCAGGTACCGGGGCAGGGGCCCCACTATTGCGGGGCCGGAGGGACCCACAGCCCCAGGGCCGGTGCATGAGGCAGCAGAGACGGGCAGCGCGGGAAGGGGAGCGGAAGGGGAGCGCACAGGCCGCCGGGCGGAACCTCGCGCGAGCGGAACGTCTCGCGGGCGGCGCCTGTTGCGCACCGGAGTTCCGTCCCGCGGCCCCATTTCCCAGCAGCCCCCGCGGCACGCCTTTCTCTTCCGGCCCAGCGGCGGCGGTGGGTGTCGCTCGGCGCCATCCGGCTCCATCCGCGCTCCGCGGGGGGTGGCGGGCGGTTCCGTGGGCCGAGCCCGAGCCGACCCCACCGGGCTGCGGGGGGGCGAGGCCGAGCCGGGGCCTGTCGTGGGCTGGGGTGGCGGGAGAGGGCCGGGAGGCCGGCAGCTGGGGGTCGGTACCGGTGCCGCGGCGGGAGAGCGCCGGTGCGGCTTTGGGCGGGGGACGGGACGTGCCTCGGAGCCCTCCCCGGCTGAGCGCTCTCTCTTCGTCCTGCAGGTGCAGCCATGGCCAAGTCCAAGAACCACACCACGCACAACCAGTGTAAGCCGGGCTCGGCGTCCTGCGGCGCGGAGCCGCTGCGGGGCTTGGGCGGGGAGCGGGGGTGCTGCCGGCGGTGGCCCAGGGCTGCGACCACTGCTCCGACCTGCTCGGTTATGGCAGCCCAGGCCGCCTTTATTTCTCTTTGCAGCGAGATAAGCTCACGAGGGAAGGAGCGTGGCGGTGCGCAGAGATTGAACGGGATGTTTAACGAAAAGAGCTCTGCAGGAGTCAGGACCTGTTTGGGctcaatataaaaataatacataagcaggaaaaaaaaatcacgtttCATATGCTCGAACTAAGCGCATTACTGAGCGGTATTCAGCCTGTGATATTTTGCCATCCAAAGGTGACCCCAGTGATAAAATCgttcttgtttgggtttttttcatcaaatCTCTAAGTTAGCAGAGTTCACGAGTAGGTTCTGCTTGGTTTTGCACAGTGAACGATGATGCCCTTCAACACTAACCACAAGTGCTTGAACTGCTTAGTAACGGAGGCCTCTTACTGTGCTAGTGGTGTTGCCATTGGTATGTTATTAGTTAATGAGGAGCCTGAAATCCTTGGGTTAGAAACTCAGAGTGCTGAGAGCACAGGGTGCGGAGGGTTGAGAATAGAGATGCGTTCTTAATTTGCTTTTAGTTTGGATAGAAAGGGTTAGAAAATTTTCTGTTCCGCATCATTTTGATAGGGTCAGCGGGACTTAAAGGTAAGCAAATGCAGCTatttaataatggaaataatggtaatttaaattgttttctgctCTTCCACATAGCCCGTAAGTGGCACAGAAATGGCATCAAGAAACCCAGATCCCATAGATACGAATCTCTCAAAGGGGTGAGTATTTCTGTTGATATTCCCAGGCTGTTAAGCCATTGAGGCTTAAGCATgaaaaaatccagtatttttattattttgtgtgaCAGTTTTTGCAGACAAGGGCTTGTGTTTCAGATGGTCGGAACCACTGtgggtttctgtttcatcttttacCTTACATGCAGCTGTGATATTTCTAACACACATGAAATCCGCCCTTATGTGtctgtaaaactgctttttagTTAGTGGCCAATTTTGTCTCTGTTGTGCTCAGGTGGGTGTCACTAACTGCTGCTTCCAGTGAAACACGTCCCAGTTGGATAGCACTTCTCCCTTTTGAGTCCTGCTGTGTCTCCTGCTTCTTTTTACCCTTCAATATTATTTTACCATGTGTACTAATCCAGAGAATCTAACTCAGAAGATGAGTGAAATTGGTGTTTCTGGACACTACATAAGAAAATGACAGCATTTTGGTTTTTCTGAGATTAGACAAGTGATTTAACAGGATCTTTCTCACACTTGAAAGTGAAAACAGGACATTTTGGCTTTGGGGAGGATTGTGATTCTGTTTGCTTTGTAGATGTGATTATCAGCTTTTTGGATGTGATGTAAAAGCTTGTCTTCTGCATAGCTCAGTGAGGGTTCAAGTCCTGCCCCCTCTTGCAGATAGCCTGAGTCTGCCTCCTTGCACTGCGTACACATGAGTTCAGATGACAAAATTCAGATACTCATCTGTGCCAGTTAAAATGTTGTTTACAGTAAAATAGCAAAAGTTTCTCAGTGCAACATAGCTGATCGTTCTGAGAATTTATCCTAGCCATGACAGGATGTGTTAGCCAGCCATTAGCTGACAAAAACTGGGAAGCTACTCTTCTCTatgctggtatttttttcctttaatgtaaAAAAGAACGGCCTGAGGAAGCGGCCTTGGTCTTTGCGCAAGGATTACATGTATATGTGCTCACCTGCCAAGGTTGGTTTGTGGTACTTCAGATCCAGAATGTATTGTGACATGGAAATGAAATCTGTGTTGTTTACAGCTTTACTCAACTTGCCCTATTCTTTCTGTATGTTTATTGCTAGGATTTTTGGTGAGCTTGTTTATTTATGGAAATTAAGGAAAATAGCTAGCTAAAGGATGGTTACAGAtggctaaaataattttgttgatgtaataagttagaaaaaaaatctgaattagtCACAGCCAGCATTTGGGAATAATTGGAACAATCTGGAGATATATGTTTTTACATATGTCCCTTCTACAATATggcttattttttccttatttttatagGTGGATCCCAAGTTTCTGAGGAACATGCGGTTTgcaaa
Protein-coding regions in this window:
- the RPL29 gene encoding large ribosomal subunit protein eL29; the protein is MAKSKNHTTHNQSRKWHRNGIKKPRSHRYESLKGVDPKFLRNMRFAKKHNKKGLKKMQANNAKQAAQQKKD